The Falco cherrug isolate bFalChe1 chromosome 15, bFalChe1.pri, whole genome shotgun sequence genome includes a region encoding these proteins:
- the RIPPLY1 gene encoding protein ripply1, translated as MEAAACCLPPRGLWVPVASARPAPGLEQGGRSLPLWRPWLPRVEEGTGWQREQMDTAWTQAAVGDGGPDKALMFFHHPVRLLWPKSKCFDYLYGVGKKLLENFPVQATLCLYEDSEDSEEDSDSEEAADTAAGPRLQAGSPGRPV; from the exons ATGGAAGCTGCTGCCTGTTGCCTTCCTCCCCGTGGGCTCTGGGTGCCCGTGGCCAGTGCTcgcccagccccggggctggAGCAAGGGGGAAG ATCACTGCCTCTCTGGAGACCGTGGCTACCCCGAGTAGAGGAGGGAACCGGGTGGCAGAGGGAACAGATGGACACT GCCTGGACTCAGGCGGCGGTGGGGGATGGCGGCCCCGACAAAGCGCTGATGTTTTTCCACCATCCGGTCAG GCTCCTCTGGCCCAAGTCCAAGTGCTTTGACTATCTGTACGGTGTGGGGAAGAAGCTGCTGGAGAACTTCCCGGTGCAGGCCACCCTCTGCCTCTATGAGGACTCGGAGGACTCGGAGGAGGACTCGGACTCGGAGGAGGCAGCGGACACGGCGGCAGGCCCCCGGCTGCAGgcgggcagccctggcaggccGGTGTGA
- the CLDN2 gene encoding claudin-2, producing MVSMGLQLLGYAVAFLGYIGTLTATLLPSWKTSSYIGSSIVTAVSFTKGLWMECATYSTGITQCDIYSSLLNLPADVQAAQALMVSSCTVSSLACLLTVVGMRCTVFSQGSPNKDRVAVTGGAVFILGGLLCFIPLVWNIHVVLRDFRNPVIPDSMKFELGEALYLGIISSLLSLVGGIILCASCPARDPTATYASSYQPRLLAGKSPQPSVSQTQKTKSELNSYNLTGYV from the coding sequence ATGGTGTCCATggggctccagctgctgggctaTGCCGTGGCGTTCCTGGGCTACATCGGCACGCTGACGGCcacgctgctgcccagctggaaGACCAGCTCCTACATCGGCTCCAGCATCGTAACAGCCGTGAGCTTCACCAAGGGGCTATGGATGGAGTGTGCCACATACAGCACGGGCATCACCCAGTGTGACATCTACAGCTCCCTGCTCAACCTGCCGGCTGATGTCCAGGCGGCCCAAGCCCTGATGGTGAGCTCCTGCACTGTCTCCTCCCTCGCCTGCCTCCTCACCGTTGTGGGCATGAGGTGCACCGTCTTCAGCCAGGGCTCGCCGAACAAGGACCGGGTGGCAGTGACAGGCGGTGCAGTCTTCATCCTCGGGGGGCTGCTCTGCTTCATCCCGCTGGTGTGGAACATCCATGTGGTGTTGCGGGATTTCCGCAACCCTGTCATCCCTGACAGCATGAAGTTCGAGCTTGGGGAGGCACTTTACCTGGGCATcatctcctctctcctctcccttgtCGGTGGCATCATCCTCtgtgcctcctgccctgcccgggACCCAACAGCCACGTATGCAAGTAGCTACCAGCCCCGGCTGCTGGCGGGCaagagcccccagccctccgTCAGCCAGACGCAGAAGACCAAGAGCGAGCTCAACTCCTACAACCTGACAGGATACGTGTAG